One Thiocapsa sp. genomic window carries:
- a CDS encoding ATP-binding protein, giving the protein MTLFAKLIPASLFGRALLTLVFTFGLFGLVTFWVIVSYALTPVAQRSASDLASIMVLSARTLRQLPAETRDDYRSRLAREYQIRLAEERPLTDVNQFFFPYIGQLKRALEDRLGGEVEIVTSVANNERWFWVALDASGETVWAGFPRSRVETRPIEGLSVIIGVAVLLIVGSALILAGRVTQPLNRLSKAAEQVALGYSPAVLSESGPKELANLARQFNTTSRRIRELIANRTLLLAGISHDLRTPLTRLRLAVEMLPRGTAPALVARMERDIEEMNALITQAIDFGKSLETGKREDVDLAALIDDLVAGRPRVIWQRSRSCRYRADVLALRRILSNLLENALRYSQDLVEIHLDCKTTTPVIFVLDRGPGIPEAEREAVFRPYYRLETSRNRLTGGTGLGLAVAYQLALSNQMELHLGTRRGGGTVASVRLPPLELEPALAPRNGKAVDVPCEGA; this is encoded by the coding sequence ATGACGCTTTTTGCCAAGCTGATCCCGGCAAGCCTGTTCGGGCGCGCGCTGCTCACCTTGGTCTTCACCTTCGGGCTGTTCGGCCTCGTCACCTTTTGGGTCATCGTCTCCTATGCGCTGACGCCGGTCGCGCAACGCTCCGCCTCGGATCTGGCGAGCATCATGGTGTTGTCGGCGCGGACCCTGCGTCAGCTCCCGGCGGAGACGCGTGACGACTATCGCTCCAGGCTGGCGCGGGAGTACCAGATCCGACTCGCCGAGGAGCGTCCGCTCACGGATGTGAACCAGTTCTTCTTCCCGTATATCGGCCAGCTCAAACGCGCCCTGGAAGACCGACTCGGCGGCGAGGTGGAAATCGTGACCAGTGTCGCCAACAACGAGCGGTGGTTCTGGGTCGCACTGGATGCGAGCGGAGAAACGGTCTGGGCAGGGTTCCCCCGCAGCCGGGTCGAGACGCGCCCGATCGAGGGCCTGTCCGTCATCATCGGTGTCGCGGTGCTCTTGATCGTCGGTAGTGCGCTGATCCTGGCGGGCCGCGTCACCCAGCCGCTCAACCGCCTCTCCAAGGCCGCCGAGCAGGTCGCGCTCGGCTACTCGCCGGCCGTCTTGTCGGAAAGCGGCCCCAAAGAGCTCGCAAACCTCGCGCGTCAGTTCAATACCACCAGTCGACGTATCCGCGAGCTGATCGCCAATCGCACCCTGCTGCTGGCCGGGATCTCGCACGATCTGCGCACGCCGCTGACACGCTTGCGTCTCGCCGTGGAGATGCTGCCGCGCGGCACCGCACCGGCGCTCGTCGCCCGGATGGAACGCGACATCGAGGAGATGAACGCACTCATCACCCAGGCGATCGATTTCGGCAAGAGCCTCGAAACAGGCAAGCGCGAGGACGTCGATCTCGCCGCCTTGATCGACGACCTGGTCGCCGGTCGACCGCGGGTGATCTGGCAACGCAGTCGCTCGTGCCGCTATCGCGCCGACGTCTTGGCGTTGCGCCGCATCCTGAGCAATCTGCTCGAAAACGCCCTGCGTTACAGTCAAGACCTGGTCGAGATCCATCTCGACTGCAAGACAACGACGCCCGTGATCTTCGTGCTCGATCGCGGGCCGGGGATCCCGGAAGCGGAGCGCGAGGCCGTCTTCCGTCCTTACTACCGCCTGGAGACCTCGCGCAACCGCCTGACCGGCGGCACGGGATTGGGTCTTGCCGTGGCCTATCAGCTCGCCTTGTCGAACCAGATGGAGCTTCATCTGGGCACCCGTCGCGGAGGCGGGACCGTCGCGAGCGTTCGCTTGCCGCCGCTCGAGCTCGAGCCCGCCCTTGCGCCGCGCAACGGTAAGGCGGTTGACGTGCCGTGCGAGGGTGCCTAA
- a CDS encoding response regulator, producing MTRYAGFKLLIVDDHAHNLFTLRTLIESEMDVEVLEATSGQDAIDLTHRYPDIDLIILDVQMPEMDGFETASMLKLRKRTRDIPIIFLTAAFKSEEFQQRGFAVGAVDYLLKPIDDNLLINKISTYFRLIEKERELNRTLEQTVEERTRELAEARQYLENIITHMGEALLVLDPSGTITHTNPAAWKMLGYRGEDLRGMPIGDVFEEEGDAEAGAFMGTWLEALIRTGALSRIEARFIARDGRRVPILFSRTAVKDTEGRISDIICIAKDMTGYVRVGENGSARALPTGG from the coding sequence ATGACCCGCTACGCCGGCTTCAAGCTGCTGATCGTCGACGACCACGCTCACAACCTCTTCACGCTCCGAACCCTGATCGAGAGCGAGATGGATGTCGAGGTTCTCGAGGCCACCTCGGGGCAGGACGCCATCGACCTGACCCACCGGTATCCGGACATCGACCTCATCATCCTCGATGTCCAGATGCCCGAGATGGACGGCTTCGAGACCGCGTCCATGCTCAAATTGCGCAAGCGCACGCGCGATATCCCGATTATCTTCCTGACCGCGGCCTTCAAATCGGAAGAGTTTCAGCAGCGCGGATTCGCCGTCGGTGCCGTCGACTATCTGCTTAAACCGATCGACGACAACCTTCTGATCAACAAGATCAGCACCTACTTCAGGCTGATCGAAAAGGAGCGCGAGCTCAACCGCACCCTGGAGCAGACGGTCGAGGAACGCACAAGGGAGCTGGCCGAAGCACGGCAATACCTCGAGAACATCATCACGCATATGGGTGAAGCGCTCTTGGTCTTGGATCCGAGCGGTACCATCACACACACCAACCCGGCGGCGTGGAAGATGCTCGGCTACCGCGGGGAGGATCTGCGCGGCATGCCCATCGGAGACGTCTTCGAAGAGGAAGGCGACGCCGAAGCAGGCGCCTTCATGGGAACCTGGCTGGAAGCACTGATCCGTACCGGAGCCTTGAGCCGGATCGAGGCGCGCTTTATCGCTCGCGACGGCCGGCGCGTCCCGATCCTCTTCTCGCGCACCGCGGTGAAGGATACCGAAGGGCGGATCAGCGATATCATCTGTATTGCCAAGGATATGACCGGCTACGTGCGGGTCGGGGAGAACGGGAGCGCAAGAGCCCTGCCGACAGGGGGATAA
- a CDS encoding metalloregulator ArsR/SmtB family transcription factor — protein sequence MSEPMVPETPEDDEDTTLTANALKAMAHPLRWKILCSLGDKELSVGEIVDRTGTSQSNISQHLEQLRNKNIVVARKEANRIYYRIRNDQLLDLIGIMRDVLCPANLDDRFPK from the coding sequence ATGAGTGAACCGATGGTCCCCGAGACCCCCGAAGACGATGAAGACACGACCCTGACCGCCAACGCCCTGAAGGCCATGGCCCACCCTCTGCGATGGAAGATCCTCTGCTCGCTCGGCGACAAGGAGCTCTCCGTCGGCGAGATCGTCGATCGGACCGGGACGTCGCAAAGCAACATCTCTCAGCACCTGGAGCAGCTGCGCAACAAGAACATCGTGGTTGCCCGCAAAGAGGCCAATCGCATCTATTACCGCATCCGCAACGATCAGTTGCTCGACCTCATCGGCATCATGCGCGACGTCCTGTGCCCGGCGAACCTGGACGACCGATTCCCCAAATAG
- a CDS encoding peroxiredoxin, with protein sequence MLQPGDHAPVFTLPNADMGRVSLDRLLGQRNLVIYFYPKDDTPGCTMEALDFTDLQADFDAAETDVVGISRDTCTSHGAFRDKYGLTVQLLADTEGEACEAYGVWREKEAHGEKRMGIVRSTFVVDKGGVIRHALYDVKPKGHAAQILELVQAL encoded by the coding sequence ATGCTGCAACCTGGCGATCACGCGCCCGTCTTCACACTCCCCAACGCGGACATGGGGCGGGTGAGCCTCGATCGGCTCCTCGGGCAACGCAACCTGGTGATCTACTTTTATCCGAAGGACGACACACCGGGCTGCACGATGGAGGCGCTTGACTTCACCGACCTGCAAGCCGACTTCGACGCCGCCGAGACCGATGTCGTGGGCATCAGCCGCGACACCTGCACCAGTCACGGCGCCTTCCGCGACAAATACGGTTTGACCGTCCAACTGCTCGCCGATACCGAGGGCGAGGCGTGCGAGGCTTACGGCGTGTGGCGCGAGAAGGAGGCGCACGGCGAGAAACGCATGGGGATCGTTCGCTCGACCTTCGTCGTCGACAAGGGCGGCGTCATCCGACATGCACTCTACGACGTCAAGCCCAAGGGCCATGCCGCCCAGATCCTGGAACTGGTCCAGGCGCTCTGA
- the speE gene encoding polyamine aminopropyltransferase — MLDPNTWFSEVAAADGAAFSLRISSKLHEEQSRYQHIEIYETEGFGNLMVIDGCTMLSTRDNFLYHEMMSHPALFTHPNPKRVCIIGGGDCGTLREVLKHPGVEQAVQIDIDERVTRLSEMFFPELTASNGDARAHLLFEDGVRWIQEADAGSLDIIIVDSTDPVGPAVGLFTSDFYAHCRRALGTGGILVQQSESPLYHMRILTEMHTAMRSAGFRDTRTLFFPQPIYPSGWWSATMAGTDLSLGDFRLEDAARKGFDTLYYNAEIHRAALAQPEFFRRALAEIAD, encoded by the coding sequence ATGCTCGATCCCAACACCTGGTTCTCCGAGGTCGCCGCCGCGGACGGCGCCGCCTTCTCGCTGCGGATCTCCTCGAAGCTCCACGAGGAGCAGAGCCGCTATCAGCACATCGAGATCTACGAGACCGAGGGTTTCGGCAATCTCATGGTCATCGACGGCTGCACCATGCTCTCGACCCGCGACAACTTTCTCTATCACGAGATGATGTCGCACCCGGCGCTCTTTACCCATCCGAATCCCAAGCGGGTCTGCATCATCGGGGGCGGCGACTGCGGCACCCTGCGCGAGGTGTTGAAGCACCCCGGCGTCGAGCAGGCGGTTCAGATCGACATCGACGAGCGTGTGACGCGTCTGTCCGAGATGTTTTTTCCTGAGCTCACCGCCTCCAACGGCGATGCGCGCGCGCATCTGTTGTTCGAGGACGGGGTGCGCTGGATCCAGGAGGCGGATGCCGGCAGTCTGGACATCATCATCGTCGACAGTACCGACCCCGTCGGTCCCGCGGTCGGTCTCTTCACCAGCGACTTCTACGCCCACTGCCGACGCGCCTTGGGCACGGGCGGCATTCTGGTTCAGCAGAGCGAATCCCCCCTGTATCACATGCGCATCCTGACCGAGATGCACACCGCGATGCGCAGCGCCGGTTTCCGCGACACCCGCACACTCTTTTTCCCCCAACCGATCTATCCCTCCGGCTGGTGGAGCGCGACGATGGCGGGCACCGACCTGTCGCTCGGGGATTTTCGGCTCGAAGACGCTGCGCGCAAAGGCTTCGACACCCTCTACTACAACGCCGAGATCCATCGTGCCGCCTTGGCGCAACCCGAGTTCTTCCGCCGCGCGCTCGCCGAGATCGCAGACTGA
- a CDS encoding response regulator, with translation MPDTPIQILVVDDDSALRALLGDYLAGEGFSVAGAEDGVAMDAWLAEHETDLVILDLMLPGEDGLTLARRLRARADTPIIMLSARGDDIDRIVGLEVGADDYMPKPFNPRELLARIRAVLRRRAPSAPAEPREDEGVIRFGSYRLDLGQRELRRGDQPVVLTSGELELLRILAEHPDRVLDRDLLLDLLKGYERSPFDRSIDVQIARLRAKIEPDTKRPRYIRTIWGKGYMFTPAGDA, from the coding sequence ATGCCCGATACACCGATCCAGATCCTGGTTGTCGACGACGATTCGGCCCTGCGCGCCCTGCTCGGAGACTATCTCGCCGGGGAGGGCTTCAGCGTGGCCGGGGCCGAGGACGGCGTGGCGATGGATGCCTGGCTGGCGGAGCATGAGACGGACTTGGTGATCCTCGACCTGATGCTCCCCGGCGAGGACGGACTGACGCTGGCACGCCGACTGCGCGCGCGCGCAGATACCCCGATCATCATGCTGTCGGCCCGCGGCGACGACATCGATCGGATTGTCGGCCTGGAGGTCGGCGCCGACGACTATATGCCAAAGCCCTTCAATCCGCGGGAGCTGCTTGCGCGAATCCGTGCGGTGTTGCGCCGCCGCGCCCCGAGCGCGCCAGCCGAGCCCCGCGAGGACGAGGGGGTGATCCGCTTCGGATCCTATCGGCTCGACCTCGGCCAACGCGAGCTGCGCCGCGGCGATCAACCCGTCGTGCTCACCTCCGGTGAGCTCGAGCTGCTGCGCATCCTTGCCGAACATCCCGACCGCGTCTTGGATCGCGATCTGCTGCTCGACCTGCTCAAAGGCTACGAGCGCTCGCCCTTCGATCGCAGCATCGACGTGCAGATCGCGCGCCTGCGCGCGAAGATCGAGCCGGATACGAAGCGCCCGCGCTACATCCGCACCATCTGGGGCAAGGGTTACATGTTCACGCCGGCGGGCGACGCATGA
- a CDS encoding ATP-binding protein — translation MKLRAYILIFLLIFGLTPLVLAVLINLPLVLDRTAMFYQRAYLQNLRADFRDLDQHLASRHEMIRLLSKLPEPGLILGEQGNADQIDVARARYTAWINQILADQRDIIQILFVGDDAQERFWLARDARTQEWRPTASPPQVPNREFLTAGLDLQSGAVMVSRIRIDPLAGVDDPRQLMTLSLVSRIGGEKPEDPRGVVVMTIDVGGLAQFYRDTLWVNHDGSYLRPGQPASGQPEAFDAFPGLAEIFAGGTLAVWKGRQGRQLLWVPMFLTEDGVPLWVGRAVDPSPIEEFRDALIVRVLSIIFLLVLVVMVLARWIAARAEYFGEELRGGIGQVLRDGRPLRFSWRGPREIRELGEQLTVLAQTHAEHLQAAQAHTRELERSNRYKSEFLANVSHELRTPLNSILLLSKMLAAETSGLNPGQRRQAQVIHEAGRDLRTMIDNILDISRIEAGHVAVTSDWVELRPMLEELIELVEPMVAEKPVVLDLEIDPRAATRVHTDRDKLRQILKNFLSNAVKFTEQGRITLAVDAGEDPQKAVALSVADTGIGIPHDKQEIIFEAFQQADGSTRRRYGGTGLGLSISRELALLLGGRIQVESSPGAGACFTLLMPVAAVAAVEPEGVSAAAPASAHVTPLPPEDSPGALRSTSSRGTGTGASGGWVLIVERDVKTLVQLASELSRRDLRVQTAADLDEALETLQDEGEGCELVLLAAGVSDDMTCATIRTLLSRSAGPHPAVAVLGDRSAKTRVDDCLGAGAVEFLSKPIDPDQLTALLAEVLPDRQVPEPSAAIREPIV, via the coding sequence GTGAAGCTGCGCGCCTACATCCTGATCTTCCTCTTGATCTTCGGCCTGACCCCGCTGGTGTTGGCCGTGCTGATCAACCTCCCGCTGGTGCTGGATCGCACCGCGATGTTCTACCAGCGCGCCTATCTGCAGAATCTGCGCGCGGACTTTCGTGATCTCGACCAACATCTGGCCAGTCGACACGAGATGATCCGGCTGCTCTCGAAGCTCCCCGAGCCCGGCCTGATTCTCGGCGAGCAGGGCAATGCGGATCAGATCGACGTCGCACGCGCACGCTACACCGCCTGGATCAATCAGATCCTCGCCGATCAACGCGACATCATCCAGATCCTCTTCGTCGGCGACGACGCTCAGGAGCGTTTCTGGCTGGCTCGCGATGCCCGCACACAGGAATGGCGACCGACCGCCTCGCCCCCGCAGGTCCCGAATCGCGAATTCCTGACTGCCGGACTCGATCTGCAGTCCGGCGCAGTGATGGTGAGTCGAATCCGTATCGACCCCTTGGCGGGTGTCGACGACCCGCGCCAGCTCATGACGCTGAGCCTGGTCAGCCGAATCGGCGGGGAGAAGCCGGAAGACCCGCGCGGGGTGGTCGTGATGACCATCGATGTCGGCGGACTCGCCCAGTTCTACCGGGACACGCTGTGGGTGAATCACGACGGCAGCTATCTGCGTCCCGGTCAGCCGGCAAGTGGCCAGCCCGAGGCCTTCGACGCCTTCCCCGGCTTGGCCGAGATCTTTGCCGGCGGCACCCTTGCCGTCTGGAAGGGCCGACAAGGCCGGCAGCTGCTCTGGGTGCCGATGTTCCTGACCGAGGACGGGGTGCCGCTCTGGGTAGGCCGCGCTGTGGACCCCTCGCCGATCGAGGAGTTTCGCGACGCCTTGATCGTGCGTGTCCTCTCGATCATCTTCCTTCTGGTCTTGGTGGTGATGGTGCTGGCGCGATGGATCGCGGCCCGTGCCGAGTATTTCGGCGAGGAGCTCCGGGGCGGAATCGGACAGGTGCTGCGCGACGGTCGGCCGCTGCGCTTCAGTTGGCGCGGTCCGCGGGAGATCCGCGAGCTCGGCGAGCAGCTCACCGTGCTCGCGCAGACCCACGCCGAGCACCTGCAGGCGGCGCAAGCCCATACCCGCGAGCTGGAGCGATCCAACCGGTACAAGTCCGAGTTCCTGGCCAACGTCAGCCACGAGCTGCGCACGCCGCTGAACTCGATCCTCCTGCTCTCCAAGATGTTGGCCGCCGAGACCAGCGGACTCAATCCGGGGCAGCGACGCCAAGCCCAGGTGATCCACGAGGCCGGGCGCGATCTGCGGACCATGATCGACAACATCCTGGACATCTCGCGGATCGAGGCCGGACACGTCGCCGTGACCTCCGACTGGGTCGAGCTGCGTCCGATGCTCGAAGAGCTGATCGAGTTGGTCGAGCCGATGGTGGCGGAGAAACCGGTCGTGCTCGACCTCGAGATCGACCCGCGCGCCGCGACGCGGGTCCACACGGATCGCGACAAGCTGCGACAGATCCTCAAGAATTTTCTCTCGAACGCCGTGAAGTTCACCGAGCAGGGGCGCATCACCCTGGCGGTCGATGCGGGAGAGGATCCCCAGAAAGCGGTCGCGCTCAGCGTCGCCGACACCGGAATCGGGATCCCGCACGACAAACAGGAGATCATCTTCGAGGCCTTCCAGCAGGCCGACGGGTCGACGCGCCGCCGCTACGGCGGCACCGGCTTGGGACTCTCGATCAGCCGCGAGCTCGCGCTCTTGCTCGGTGGACGGATCCAGGTCGAAAGCTCGCCCGGCGCCGGCGCCTGCTTCACCCTCCTCATGCCCGTCGCCGCCGTCGCCGCCGTCGAGCCGGAAGGCGTCTCGGCGGCCGCACCGGCAAGCGCACACGTCACGCCGCTTCCGCCCGAGGACTCTCCCGGTGCGCTCCGCTCGACCTCGAGCCGGGGTACCGGTACAGGTGCGAGCGGCGGCTGGGTGCTGATCGTCGAGCGCGACGTCAAAACCCTCGTTCAGCTCGCCTCGGAGCTGTCGCGGCGCGACCTGCGCGTGCAAACTGCGGCCGATCTCGACGAGGCACTCGAGACCCTACAGGACGAGGGTGAAGGCTGCGAGCTGGTGCTGCTGGCCGCCGGGGTGTCCGACGACATGACCTGTGCTACGATTCGGACACTGTTGAGCCGCAGTGCGGGGCCTCACCCGGCCGTTGCCGTGCTCGGCGATCGATCGGCCAAGACTCGGGTTGACGACTGCTTGGGTGCGGGTGCCGTCGAATTTCTATCCAAACCCATCGATCCCGATCAACTCACGGCGCTGCTCGCCGAGGTGCTGCCGGACAGACAGGTCCCGGAGCCATCCGCAGCGATCCGCGAACCGATCGTTTGA
- a CDS encoding HypC/HybG/HupF family hydrogenase formation chaperone, with protein sequence MCLAIPARITSIDVVADTAKVALGPVCKEISLALIEDAAVGDYVLVHVGYALNKISEEEAQRTLELIAEMGLLEEELELEPEPTSIVAGTGGQR encoded by the coding sequence ATGTGTCTTGCCATTCCCGCACGCATCACCTCTATCGATGTCGTCGCCGATACCGCGAAGGTTGCGCTCGGGCCCGTCTGCAAGGAGATCTCGTTGGCCCTGATCGAGGACGCGGCCGTCGGCGATTATGTCCTGGTCCATGTGGGCTACGCCTTGAACAAGATCAGCGAAGAGGAGGCACAGCGAACGCTCGAGCTGATCGCGGAGATGGGGCTGCTCGAGGAGGAGCTGGAGCTTGAGCCCGAGCCGACATCGATCGTTGCGGGGACCGGGGGCCAACGGTGA
- a CDS encoding nickel-dependent hydrogenase large subunit: protein MSDPGGSLDIQLTPSSSGLVCTIGSTRPVAAASAFVGRSPEETAARLPLLFSICSRAQAGACASAFEQATGCVASPIIRGRREAAIAAETIREHLWRILLDWPAILGEPPRRDDMAAVLALSNRILARIDPAGDLFGVGASGASSQAPGLDVLLTDLTDLLTHKVLGVSPEHWLSLIGDPSGFARWCRATETVAARLLRSLLDSGEASLGQTPITALPRLSDEDLIARMSAPDWADFVARPIWQGQPHETSPFTRVHPLPLIEVYGAGLLVRLAAQLTEVATGLRLLGGNVSGRAVPAAPSAEVNGVGLGRVFAARGLLAHLVHVEDGRVREYRILAPTEWNFHPRGVVARALESLPPGPAEQLRRQAELLITAIDPCVAFNLTC, encoded by the coding sequence ATGTCCGATCCGGGTGGAAGTCTCGACATCCAATTGACGCCGTCCTCGAGTGGTCTCGTCTGCACGATCGGCTCGACACGCCCGGTCGCTGCCGCCTCGGCCTTCGTCGGGCGCTCGCCCGAGGAGACTGCGGCGCGCCTGCCGCTGCTCTTCTCGATCTGCTCCCGCGCTCAAGCCGGCGCCTGTGCGTCGGCATTCGAGCAGGCAACCGGATGCGTTGCGAGCCCGATCATCCGCGGACGGCGCGAGGCGGCGATCGCCGCGGAGACGATCCGCGAGCACCTTTGGCGAATCCTTCTGGACTGGCCCGCGATCTTGGGCGAGCCACCGAGGCGCGACGACATGGCGGCAGTCCTTGCCCTGTCGAACCGCATCCTGGCGCGGATCGACCCTGCCGGCGATCTGTTCGGCGTCGGCGCGAGTGGGGCGTCGAGTCAAGCCCCCGGTCTCGATGTCCTGCTCACCGATCTGACCGACCTGCTGACGCACAAGGTGCTCGGGGTCTCACCCGAGCATTGGTTGAGCTTGATCGGCGACCCCTCCGGCTTCGCGCGCTGGTGTCGCGCGACGGAGACGGTGGCGGCTCGCCTGTTGCGCTCCCTGCTGGACTCGGGAGAGGCATCGCTCGGGCAGACCCCGATTACTGCGCTGCCGAGACTCTCCGACGAGGATCTGATCGCGCGGATGAGCGCACCGGATTGGGCGGATTTCGTCGCCCGTCCGATCTGGCAGGGCCAACCCCACGAGACCAGTCCCTTCACGCGTGTTCACCCTTTGCCGTTGATCGAGGTCTATGGGGCGGGTCTCTTGGTCCGCCTCGCCGCTCAGTTGACGGAGGTCGCAACCGGCTTGCGCCTCCTCGGCGGCAACGTCTCGGGTCGTGCCGTCCCGGCAGCGCCGAGCGCGGAAGTGAACGGGGTCGGACTCGGGCGCGTCTTCGCGGCACGCGGCCTTCTGGCTCATCTCGTCCACGTCGAGGACGGCCGCGTCCGCGAGTATCGAATCCTTGCGCCGACCGAGTGGAATTTTCACCCGCGCGGCGTCGTGGCCCGAGCGCTGGAGAGTCTGCCGCCCGGCCCCGCGGAGCAGTTGCGTCGACAGGCCGAGCTTCTGATTACGGCGATCGATCCTTGCGTGGCCTTCAATCTCACCTGTTAA
- a CDS encoding methyltransferase: protein MLTPEQLAALRRDIVFNAELGGRDLTLHSTWGLFSPREIDEGTRLLLAYLQVRPADDCFDLGCGYGAIGLAMAALAPQGQTLMVDKDFVAVDYAARNITLNRLGNARAQLSNGFDQVDPDRRFDLIASNIPAKVGKELLALLLHDAHARLRPGGRLYLVTINGLRQYMKRNLTEVFGNYDKLKQGAHYTVALAERATVVSG, encoded by the coding sequence GTGCTCACACCCGAACAACTCGCTGCCCTTCGCCGAGACATCGTCTTCAACGCCGAGCTCGGCGGACGCGACCTGACGCTGCACAGCACCTGGGGTCTGTTCTCGCCGCGCGAGATCGATGAAGGCACCCGACTGCTGCTGGCGTATCTGCAGGTCCGACCCGCCGATGACTGCTTCGATCTCGGCTGCGGATATGGTGCGATCGGCTTGGCGATGGCAGCGCTTGCCCCGCAGGGCCAAACCCTGATGGTCGATAAAGATTTCGTCGCGGTGGATTATGCCGCGCGCAACATTACGCTCAACCGGCTAGGGAATGCACGCGCACAGCTCAGCAACGGGTTCGATCAGGTGGACCCCGACCGGCGGTTCGACCTGATCGCAAGCAATATCCCGGCGAAGGTGGGCAAGGAGCTGCTTGCGCTCTTGCTCCACGACGCGCACGCCCGCCTGCGCCCGGGCGGTCGTCTCTATCTGGTGACCATCAACGGGCTGCGCCAGTATATGAAACGCAACCTGACCGAGGTCTTCGGCAATTACGACAAGCTCAAGCAGGGGGCGCATTACACGGTGGCGCTCGCCGAGCGGGCTACAGTGGTTAGTGGTTAG
- a CDS encoding tetratricopeptide repeat protein — protein sequence MPRLSPLQWLLFAVFLFFYGFTVFAVTRDYYIRHAARPAVAAAPAVPHGMPPQTAPRPAPTAIPQTITETNPDLLAQQADALFVERRYTEAVPVYRRLLALRPDDVEAHNDLGLALHYLGDSDGARTQLRAGAAKDAAHQRIWLTLGFVSLQAGDAAEARTALERARDLGADTGVGQEATRLLDLIEEQ from the coding sequence ATGCCCAGACTCTCGCCGCTGCAGTGGCTGCTCTTCGCCGTGTTTTTGTTCTTTTACGGTTTTACGGTCTTTGCCGTCACGCGCGATTACTACATCCGTCACGCCGCGCGCCCTGCCGTCGCCGCCGCGCCGGCCGTTCCCCACGGGATGCCGCCTCAGACCGCTCCCCGTCCGGCGCCGACCGCGATCCCGCAGACCATCACCGAGACCAACCCCGATCTCTTGGCGCAACAGGCCGACGCGCTCTTCGTGGAGCGCCGCTACACCGAGGCCGTACCCGTCTATCGTCGTCTCCTCGCGCTCAGGCCGGACGATGTCGAGGCTCACAACGATCTCGGATTGGCGCTGCATTACTTGGGCGACTCCGATGGCGCACGCACTCAACTGCGTGCCGGTGCAGCCAAGGATGCGGCGCATCAGCGGATCTGGCTGACCCTCGGCTTCGTGAGCCTGCAGGCCGGCGATGCCGCCGAGGCGCGCACGGCCCTCGAGCGCGCCCGCGACCTCGGTGCCGACACGGGTGTCGGTCAGGAAGCGACCCGGTTGCTGGATCTCATCGAGGAACAGTAA